One region of Miscanthus floridulus cultivar M001 chromosome 19, ASM1932011v1, whole genome shotgun sequence genomic DNA includes:
- the LOC136529976 gene encoding uncharacterized protein encodes MAGAGLVPQAIVLALGAGALGGSDALRLLLQLAGRISPAADLAICVAIISLLTAPLLGTMLLARFVRKARAGAGGGAAPAATDLFAQVTATVSVGAAFLVTACLLVVPGGGAVRLPIDTSPSRTRSWSPFSPCAPPSPPPPWLCGPAASSAWRVAIVTVAGTMLLVRCSRRARNTAGAGGGAAARTS; translated from the coding sequence ATGGCGGGTGCGGGTCTTGTTCCGCAGGCCATTGTTCTCGCCCTCGGCGCCGGGGCGTTGGGCGGGTCCGACGCACTGCGCCTCCTGCTCCAGCTCGCGGGCCGGATCAGCCCCGCCGCGGACCTCGCCATCTGCGTCGCCATCATCAGCCTCCTCACCGCCCCGCTACTCGGCACCATGCTGCTGGCACGCTTCGTCCGCAAGgcgcgcgcgggcgcgggcggcggcgccgCGCCGGCGGCGACGGACCTCTTCGCCCAGGTGACCGCGACGGTCTCCGTCGGCGCCGCCTTCCTCGTGACCGCGTGCCTCCTCGTCGTgcccggcggcggcgccgtccGCCTCCCGATCGACACTTCGCCGTCGAGAACCCGGTCGTGGTCACCGTTCTCGCCATGTGCgccgccttcgccgccgccgccgtggctcTGCGGGCCCGCCGCTTCTTCCGCGTGGCGGGTCGCAATCGTCACGGTCGCGGGCACCATGCTTCTTGTCCGGTGCTCACGCAGGGCGCGTAATACCGCCGGCGCCGGTGGTGGCGCCGCTGCCCGTACAAGCTGA